The following are encoded together in the Ignavibacteria bacterium genome:
- a CDS encoding helix-turn-helix domain-containing protein codes for MQDDIMTLEEVAAYLKLKPQTIYTWAQEKKIPAAKIGKEWRFKKSIIDEWFNRHFDEKFTEIINGSKSK; via the coding sequence ATGCAAGATGATATAATGACATTAGAAGAAGTTGCCGCTTATTTAAAATTAAAGCCGCAGACGATTTACACCTGGGCTCAAGAGAAAAAAATTCCAGCGGCTAAAATCGGCAAAGAATGGCGATTCAAAAAGTCAATTATCGACGAGTGGTTCAATCGTCATTTTGATGAGAAATTCACAGAGATTATTAACGGTTCGAAAAGTAAATGA